A window of the Selenihalanaerobacter shriftii genome harbors these coding sequences:
- the lspA gene encoding signal peptidase II, whose protein sequence is MLVFIVALIILILDQVTKLIIVQNFHVSESLPFIEDIFHLTYVKNFGAAFGILTNQRLFFIIVTLLVIIILLALYKQISKQGVLIKIATGLGIGGAIGNLIDRIRVGYVIDFLDFRVWPVFNIADSAIVIGVGIFFYWAIILDGME, encoded by the coding sequence ATGTTAGTTTTCATTGTAGCATTAATAATTTTAATCTTAGACCAAGTTACTAAATTAATTATAGTCCAGAATTTTCATGTGAGTGAGTCGCTTCCATTTATTGAAGATATATTTCATTTAACCTATGTTAAAAATTTTGGAGCAGCTTTTGGGATTTTAACTAATCAGAGGTTGTTTTTTATTATTGTTACTTTACTTGTAATTATAATTTTATTAGCTTTATATAAGCAGATTAGTAAACAGGGAGTATTAATTAAGATTGCCACAGGTTTAGGAATTGGTGGCGCCATTGGTAATTTAATAGATCGAATTAGAGTAGGATATGTAATCGATTTCTTAGATTTTAGAGTTTGGCCTGTATTTAATATTGCTGATTCAGCTATAGTAATTGGAGTTGGAATCTTTTTTTATTGGGCAATTATTTTGGATGGAATGGAGTGA
- a CDS encoding TraR/DksA C4-type zinc finger protein, protein MYQDNEHYKRQLLREKQRLLEQIENIDDTNYTGLGHSVRESTSELSNYDNHPADQALNTYEREKDLGLRDNAYQLLKQVEDALEQIESGNYGVCESCGQSINEERLDIMPYTTYCAECREKYDMAFETTDRPVEEDVLEPYGRAFNDNTGDVGFDGEDSWQAVAQYGTSNTPSDVADAVEQADVYIDSNEAHGSVDWTDRVSDQGFTTGDEEFDDENIVSWQPTTGAEELEDIQALDELEDLGEMEEVEKLEEELAEATEDEFKEEMSQGADFEEKFEWKED, encoded by the coding sequence ATGTATCAGGATAATGAGCATTATAAGAGACAGTTATTGAGGGAAAAACAACGATTACTAGAGCAGATTGAAAATATAGATGATACGAATTATACCGGCTTAGGTCATAGTGTTAGAGAATCGACTAGTGAACTTTCTAATTATGATAATCACCCTGCAGACCAGGCGCTTAATACTTATGAACGGGAGAAAGACTTAGGATTAAGAGATAACGCTTATCAACTTTTGAAGCAAGTAGAAGATGCTTTAGAGCAAATAGAGTCTGGTAATTATGGTGTTTGTGAATCATGTGGTCAGTCAATTAATGAGGAAAGACTGGATATAATGCCTTATACTACTTACTGTGCTGAATGTAGAGAAAAGTATGATATGGCTTTTGAAACTACTGACCGTCCAGTTGAAGAAGATGTTTTGGAGCCATATGGACGAGCCTTTAATGATAATACAGGAGATGTTGGTTTTGATGGTGAAGATAGTTGGCAAGCAGTAGCACAATATGGAACTTCTAATACTCCTTCAGATGTTGCTGACGCAGTGGAACAAGCTGATGTTTATATAGATTCTAATGAAGCACATGGTAGCGTAGATTGGACAGATAGAGTTAGTGATCAAGGATTTACAACAGGAGATGAAGAATTCGATGATGAAAATATAGTAAGCTGGCAGCCTACTACTGGAGCAGAAGAATTAGAAGATATTCAAGCATTAGATGAGCTAGAGGATTTAGGTGAAATGGAAGAGGTTGAAAAATTAGAAGAAGAATTAGCTGAAGCAACAGAAGATGAATTTAAAGAAGAAATGAGTCAAGGTGCAGATTTTGAAGAAAAATTTGAATGGAAAGAAGATTAA
- a CDS encoding DUF5665 domain-containing protein → MDKDDEENINRDEKRDINDLTDLDEKDFDKEDITIIKRTLIKLVEDFHKFGVAEYIEIIRSPKRMIYINFLAGLARGLGVVVGATLLGAIFLSILFRMADLNLPVIGEYIARLVRIVKQNL, encoded by the coding sequence GTGGATAAAGATGATGAAGAAAATATTAATAGAGATGAAAAAAGAGATATAAATGATTTAACTGATCTCGATGAAAAAGATTTTGATAAAGAAGATATAACAATTATTAAAAGAACTTTAATTAAATTGGTAGAAGATTTTCATAAATTTGGTGTAGCAGAATATATTGAAATTATTCGCTCACCTAAGAGAATGATTTATATTAATTTTTTAGCAGGTTTAGCTAGAGGTTTAGGTGTGGTTGTTGGAGCAACTTTATTAGGCGCTATCTTTCTATCAATTTTATTTAGAATGGCCGATCTTAATCTGCCGGTAATCGGAGAGTATATTGCTAGGTTGGTTCGAATAGTAAAACAAAATTTGTAA